One window from the genome of Cucumis melo cultivar AY chromosome 12, USDA_Cmelo_AY_1.0, whole genome shotgun sequence encodes:
- the LOC103483659 gene encoding LRR receptor-like serine/threonine-protein kinase GSO1, with product MAGIYTLRFHLFFFILSVLLAVARGQSPTDSDWLLKIKSELVDPVGVLENWSPSVHVCSWHGISCSNDESQIVSLNLSQSRLSGSMWSELWHVTSLEVLDLSSNSLSGSIPSELGQLYNLRVLILHSNFLSGKLPTEIGLLKNLQALRIGNNLLSGEITPFIGNLTNLTVLGLGYCEFNGSIPVEIGNLKHLISLNLQQNRLSGSIPDTIRGNEELEDLLVSNNMLNGNVPDSLGSIKSLRVLNLANNSLSGSIPVALSGLSNLVYLNLLGNRFSGEIPSEINQLVLLEEVDLSRNNLSGTISLLNTQLQNLVTLVLSDNALTGNIPNSFCFKTSNLQQLFLARNKLSGKFPQELLNCSSLQQLDLSGNRLEGDLPSGLDDLKCLTVLLLNNNSFTGFIPPQIGNMSNLEDLYLFDNKLTGTIPKEIGKLKKLSFIFLYDNQMTGSIPNELTNCTNLMEIDFFGNHFIGPIPENIGNLKNLVVLHLRQNFLWGPIPASLGYCKSLQLLALADNNLSGSLPSTLGLLSELSTITLYNNSLEGPFPVSFSILKRLKIINFSNNKFNGTILPLCGLNSLTALDLTNNSFSGPIPSRLINSRNLRRLRLAHNRLTGYIPSEFGQLKELNFLDLSHNNLTGEMSPQLFNCTKLEHFLLNDNRLTGTITPLIGNLQAVGELDFSSNSLYGRIPAEIGSCSKLLKLSLHNNNLSGMIPLEIGNFTFLNVLNLQRNNLSGSIPSTIEKCSKLYELKLSENFLTGEIPQELGKLSDLQVALDLSRNLISGEIPSSIGNLMKLERLDLSSNHLTGEIPTSLEQLTSIHILNLSDNQLQGSIPRFFSEFPLTSFKGNDELCGRPLSSCSKSASQETSRLSKGAVIGIIVAIVFTSMVICLIMLYTMLRIWCNWKKVSVVSSSDGSGNEHGREEVKWVYRNDKNVGQYWKVDSVAF from the coding sequence ATGGCTGGCATTTACACGCTGCGGTTCCATCTCTTTTTCTTCATTCTCAGCGTTCTCCTTGCCGTGGCTCGAGGACAGTCTCCAACAGATTCTGACTGGCTTCTGAAAATTAAATCAGAACTGGTTGATCCTGTTGGAGTCCTTGAAAACTGGTCTCCAAGTGTTCATGTATGTAGCTGGCATGGCATTTCATGTTCAAATGATGAGTCCCAAATTGTTAGTTTAAATCTTTCTCAGTCTAGATTATCAGGTTCCATGTGGAGTGAGTTATGGCATGTCACTTCACTTGAAGTGTTAGATTTGTCTTCAAACTCCCTCTCTGGTTCCATACCTTCTGAGTTGGGTCAGCTTTACAATCTAAGGGTACTGATCTTGCATTCAAATTTCCTGTCTGGAAAGCTTCCCACTGAGATAGGGCTTTTGAAGAACTTGCAAGCTCTCAGAATAGGTAACAACTTGTTATCAGGTGAAATCACACCATTTATTGGAAACTTGACTAATTTGACTGTTCTGGGTCTTGGCTATTGTGAATTCAATGGAAGTATTCCAGTTGAGATTGGTAACTTGAAGCATCTGATATCTCTTAATTTGCAGCAGAACAGACTCAGTGGTTCTATTCCCGACACCATTCGCGGAAACGAAGAGCTTGAAGACTTGTTGGTATCGAATAATATGTTGAATGGCAACGTTCCTGATTCATTAGGCTCCATAAAGTCATTGAGAGTTTTGAATTTGGCCAACAACAGCCTTTCTGGGTCAATTCCTGTTGCACTTAGTGGTCTTTCCAATTTGGTGTACTTGAACTTGCTTGGAAATAGGTTCAGTGGAGAAATACCTTCTGAGATAAATCAGTTGGTTCTTCTTGAGGAAGTAGATTTATCAAGAAACAACCTTTCAGGAACCATAAGCCTATTGAATACACAGCTGCAGAATCTTGTAACTCTGGTGTTATCAGATAATGCTTTAACAGGTAATATTCCAAACAGCTTCTGcttcaaaacttcaaatctTCAACAATTATTTCTTGCCAGAAACAAGCTATCTGGCAAGTTCCCACAGGAGTTGCTCAACTGTTCCTCACTACAACAGTTGGATCTTTCTGGTAACAGGCTTGAAGGAGATCTTCCGTCTGGTCTGGACGATCTCAAGTGCCTAACAGTTCTTTTACTCAACAACAACAGCTTCACTGGATTTATACCTCCTCAAATTGGGAACATGAGCAACTTGGAGGACCTGTATTTGTTTGACAACAAGCTCACAGGGACTATTCCAAAGGAGATAGGGAAGCTAAAGAAGTTAAGTTTCATTTTCCTCTATGATAACCAGATGACAGGAAGCATTCCAAACGAGCTTACAAACTGCACGAACTTGATGGAGATTGATTTCTTTGGTAATCATTTTATAGGGCCCATTCCTGAGAATATTGGGAACCTGAAGAACCTGGTTGTGCTTCATCTAAGGCAAAACTTCTTGTGGGGTCCCATCCCAGCAAGTTTGGGCTATTGCAAAAGCCTTCAGTTGTTGGCTTTGGCTGACAACAATCTCTCAGGATCATTGCCTTCCACTTTAGGTCTCCTCTCAGAATTGAGCACCATTACTCTATATAACAACTCTCTTGAAGGCCCTTTTCCTGTATCATTCTCCATTCTCAAACGTCTAAAGATAATAAACTTCTCCAATAATAAGTTTAATGGAACCATTCTTCCTCTCTGTGGCTTGAATTCCCTAACCGCATTGGATTTGACAAACAACAGTTTTTCAGGTCCTATTCCTTCTAGATTGATCAATTCCAGAAACTTGAGGCGTCTTCGCCTCGCACACAACAGACTCACTGGTTATATTCCCTCTGAATTCGGCCAATTGAAAGAGCTAAACTTCCTTGATTTATCACACAACAATCTCACAGGAGAAATGTCACCTCAACTCTTCAACTGTACCAAGCTTGAACACTTTCTGCTTAATGACAACAGACTGACGGGAACCATCACTCCACTGATAGGCAACTTACAGGCGGTTGGCGAGCTCGATTTCTCGTCCAACAGCTTGTACGGGAGAATACCTGCAGAAATTGGAAGCTGTTCTAAATTACTTAAGCTCTCTCTCCATAACAACAATCTATCAGGAATGATTCCACTGGAAATTGGAAATTTCACCTTCCTCAATGTTCTTAACCTGCAAAGAAACAACCTTTCAGGCTCCATTCCGTCAACGATCGAAAAGTGCAGCAAACTGTATGAGCTGAAACTATCTGAAAACTTCTTGACAGGTGAGATCCCTCAAGAGCTTGGAAAGCTGAGTGATTTACAAGTAGCACTGGATTTAAGCAGAAATCTTATATCTGGTGAAATCCCATCATCCATTGGAAATCTAATGAAGCTGGAAAGATTGGATCTCTCTTCAAATCATCTCACCGGTGAAATCCCGACTTCACTTGAACAACTGACAAGCATACATATCCTGAATCTGTCAGATAATCAACTACAAGGATCAATCCCTCGATTCTTTTCAGAGTTTCCATTAACCTCATTTAAGGGTAATGATGAACTCTGTGGCCGACCTCTATCATCATGTTCAAAATCTGCAAGCCAAGAGACAAGCAGATTATCCAAGGGTGCAGTGATAGGCATTATTGTGGCCATTGTTTTTACCTCCATGGTTATATGTCTAATAATGCTGTATACTATGCTGAGAATCTGGTGCAATTGGAAAAAGGTTTCTGTAGTTTCGAGCTCTGATGGAAGTGGGAATGAACATGGCAGAGAAGAGGTGAAATGGGTTTATAGAAATGACAAGAATGTAGGTCAGTACTGGAAAGTTGATTCTGTGGCATTCTAA
- the LOC103483645 gene encoding uncharacterized protein LOC103483645 isoform X2: MALITHHPQGSYAEFSSRLSFWNGSLNLKQRVTSVRTVGRTEHHTPLRSNICFSIGTPRLCGPRPNLLRVSAFKSAARIDDETGGVANGSKITSYPVKLKDGDYCTETPKGNNVPVCYASGANEDIAPSPAIQNLFKKWLELLRRQPVSQDVDGILEELPSAEMSDTQQESNKKESNKILRGVWFHFLGLNAAVKIPLLIFVPLYLVVNVSYGAEVSRELTPLWILGPLLTALYVKLFQWICALYVFSFKQTAKLIMDSPSYYWTVHHYIIQGKLKEQFVARFVQPIINIKNLDYKELSKRKLIELRERAMEKYLDYVESIWPYYCRAIRFLKRANLL, translated from the exons ATGGCCTTAATTACCCATCATCCTCAG GGTTCTTATGCAGAATTTTCATCAAGATTGTCATTCTGGAATGGCTCTTTGAATCTAAAACAGCGTGTAACATCTGTTCGCACTGTTGGGAGAACTGAACACCATACACCATTGAGGAGCAATATTTGTTTTAG CATAGGGACTCCTCGATTATGTGGCCCAAGACCTAATCTCCTGAGAGTTTCGGCCTTCAAAAGCGCCGCTCGTATAGATGATGAGACAGGTGGGGTAGCAAATGGATCCAAGATTACCAGCTACCCTGTAAAGCTTAAGGATGGTGATTATTGTACAGAAACTCCAAAGGGAAACAATGTTCCAGTTTGCTATGCCTCGGGAGCAAATGAAGATATTGCTCCATCTCCTGCTATTCAAAATTTGTTCAAGAAATGGTTGGAATTGTTGCGCAGACAACCTGTAAGTCAAGATGTCGATGGGATTCTGGAGGAACTACCCTCGGCAGAGATGTCAGATACTCAGCAAGAGTCcaataaaaaggaaagcaaCAAGATTCTTCGAGGGGTTTGGTTCCACTTTCTGGGACTTAATGCAGCAGTGAAGATACCTTTGCTAATATT TGTTCCCCTGTACCTGGTGGTCAATGTGTCTTACGGGGCTGAAGTTTCAAGAGAGTTGACTCCTCTTTGGATTTTGGGGCCCTTACTGACTGCTTTATACGTCAAACTGTTTCAATGGATTTGTGCGCTCTATGTCTTCAGCTTTAAGCAGACGGCTAAACTAATAATGGACTCCCCCTCTTACTACTGGACAGTGCATCACTATATCATACAAGGGAAACTTAAAGAACAGTTCGTAGCTCGTTTTGTGCAACCTATAATCAACATTAAGAATCTAGACTACAAAGAACTATCAAAAAGAAAGCTGATAGAGTTAAGAGAGCGCGCTATGGAGAAGTACCTTGACTATGTGGAATCAATTTGGCCATACTACTGCAGAGCAATCAGGTTCTTAAAGAGAGCTAATCTGCTTTAG
- the LOC103483645 gene encoding uncharacterized protein LOC103483645 isoform X1 yields the protein MALITHHPQGSYAEFSSRLSFWNGSLNLKQRVTSVRTVGRTEHHTPLRSNICFSFSIGTPRLCGPRPNLLRVSAFKSAARIDDETGGVANGSKITSYPVKLKDGDYCTETPKGNNVPVCYASGANEDIAPSPAIQNLFKKWLELLRRQPVSQDVDGILEELPSAEMSDTQQESNKKESNKILRGVWFHFLGLNAAVKIPLLIFVPLYLVVNVSYGAEVSRELTPLWILGPLLTALYVKLFQWICALYVFSFKQTAKLIMDSPSYYWTVHHYIIQGKLKEQFVARFVQPIINIKNLDYKELSKRKLIELRERAMEKYLDYVESIWPYYCRAIRFLKRANLL from the exons ATGGCCTTAATTACCCATCATCCTCAG GGTTCTTATGCAGAATTTTCATCAAGATTGTCATTCTGGAATGGCTCTTTGAATCTAAAACAGCGTGTAACATCTGTTCGCACTGTTGGGAGAACTGAACACCATACACCATTGAGGAGCAATATTTGTTTTAG TTTCAGCATAGGGACTCCTCGATTATGTGGCCCAAGACCTAATCTCCTGAGAGTTTCGGCCTTCAAAAGCGCCGCTCGTATAGATGATGAGACAGGTGGGGTAGCAAATGGATCCAAGATTACCAGCTACCCTGTAAAGCTTAAGGATGGTGATTATTGTACAGAAACTCCAAAGGGAAACAATGTTCCAGTTTGCTATGCCTCGGGAGCAAATGAAGATATTGCTCCATCTCCTGCTATTCAAAATTTGTTCAAGAAATGGTTGGAATTGTTGCGCAGACAACCTGTAAGTCAAGATGTCGATGGGATTCTGGAGGAACTACCCTCGGCAGAGATGTCAGATACTCAGCAAGAGTCcaataaaaaggaaagcaaCAAGATTCTTCGAGGGGTTTGGTTCCACTTTCTGGGACTTAATGCAGCAGTGAAGATACCTTTGCTAATATT TGTTCCCCTGTACCTGGTGGTCAATGTGTCTTACGGGGCTGAAGTTTCAAGAGAGTTGACTCCTCTTTGGATTTTGGGGCCCTTACTGACTGCTTTATACGTCAAACTGTTTCAATGGATTTGTGCGCTCTATGTCTTCAGCTTTAAGCAGACGGCTAAACTAATAATGGACTCCCCCTCTTACTACTGGACAGTGCATCACTATATCATACAAGGGAAACTTAAAGAACAGTTCGTAGCTCGTTTTGTGCAACCTATAATCAACATTAAGAATCTAGACTACAAAGAACTATCAAAAAGAAAGCTGATAGAGTTAAGAGAGCGCGCTATGGAGAAGTACCTTGACTATGTGGAATCAATTTGGCCATACTACTGCAGAGCAATCAGGTTCTTAAAGAGAGCTAATCTGCTTTAG